From the Fibrobacter sp. UWB11 genome, one window contains:
- a CDS encoding fused MFS/spermidine synthase produces MNIVIYALFALSGFAGLIYEGSWARYLKLFLGHSSYGQVLTLCIYMGGLAIGSFVAGKLVERVKRPLLGYAAVELAIGIGGLIYHPMYIWITDYFYDSNFVAGLSSRAAEILKVVLATGSTLPIAIAVGMTFPFIAAGLMRKSGAEVSLPMLYFTNSLGSAIGILFTSYILIPELGNHITLCVAASINFLLAAVFCFIGYTTPSTYEEELEEEGAGALATAGGDAASVREMRAEPLNEDYVAEHKLAMPPKNMWFWIAGITGLTSFVYEIVWIRLLSLLMGSSSHSFDQMLSAFILGLAIGSAVSGKLLKKDSLVVLSLAQIFMGFFALCTLYFYKPFWEGMNIANQIFNTTNDGYVCWSIFKYVLSILWMVPTSFFAGMTLPLITLILTRAFKSEAPIGKVYGWNTVGSILGSAGGGLLLLPLLQLKGSLVLAAVLDFMIGFVLLVIYRKKFRYSVLFYVMTAIMILPSFFVNFDPHMITSGAFRAFKNLHPDEKIIVRDGKTATISFHESDVHYYVKTNGKADASMSKNRERPIEGDELTQAATAFMPMAMKDKPYDAAMVGFGSGMGAHYLLADPLVRDFDCVEIEEEMMNLARGFYPWNARGYDDPRIHIFIDDAQTFFLTNRRKYDLMISVPSNPWVSGVASLFSHEFYTKMRRYMKPGGLWVQWIQTYEFNDLLFLNILKALDVTFPYVSLYKAPEEPDIIIVASDEPVMQRAIGRFSTDPTLVKEFKRIHREPDFFGEQNFLFTSKMITSLLDGVEPNSTFIPIVDNKAEEARFVHSNARIVQVFDSCEICWPEYLDSADYALRRPIKVQSMLKAGTDKYRERALLAYIKEVKKRKKAFDGISAMLDANADDSNNDADSAAVSSAAVSSAAVTVTVAGEEKAENSATAVDSLVRPKFKVDETSPDWKKFREEYVEWMRGVPMEARDTNKVYVKVRKLVNAGALPESFVDEFNIMEAARAKNYRLAAEYVAKFYEKYEVAAMDEFFLRNAILIAFLAHNPTLANVLYKEAIKPHEEFAPIEKLLIQKEIPRLRRR; encoded by the coding sequence ATGAATATCGTCATTTATGCGCTTTTTGCTCTCTCTGGTTTTGCGGGTCTCATTTACGAGGGGTCGTGGGCCAGGTACCTTAAACTTTTCCTCGGACATTCGAGCTATGGTCAGGTGCTCACGCTCTGCATTTACATGGGCGGGCTTGCGATTGGCAGTTTTGTCGCGGGCAAGCTTGTGGAGCGCGTGAAGAGGCCGCTGCTCGGATATGCGGCGGTGGAGCTTGCGATTGGCATTGGCGGGTTGATTTACCACCCGATGTACATCTGGATTACGGATTACTTTTACGATTCGAATTTTGTGGCGGGGTTGAGCTCGCGGGCGGCGGAAATTTTGAAGGTGGTGCTGGCGACGGGTTCGACGCTCCCGATTGCGATTGCGGTGGGCATGACGTTCCCGTTCATCGCGGCGGGTCTTATGCGCAAGAGCGGTGCCGAAGTCTCGCTCCCGATGCTTTACTTTACGAATAGCCTCGGCAGTGCAATTGGTATTTTGTTCACAAGTTACATCTTGATTCCGGAACTCGGAAACCACATCACGCTTTGCGTCGCGGCTTCAATCAACTTCTTGCTCGCGGCGGTGTTCTGCTTTATCGGATATACGACGCCTTCAACGTACGAAGAAGAACTTGAAGAAGAGGGCGCTGGGGCGCTGGCAACGGCTGGCGGGGATGCGGCGAGTGTTCGCGAAATGCGCGCGGAACCGCTCAATGAAGATTATGTGGCGGAACACAAGCTTGCGATGCCTCCGAAGAACATGTGGTTCTGGATAGCGGGAATTACGGGCCTTACTTCGTTTGTCTATGAAATTGTCTGGATCCGTTTGCTTTCGCTGTTGATGGGATCTTCGAGCCACAGCTTTGACCAGATGCTTTCGGCATTTATTCTTGGCCTTGCGATTGGCAGTGCCGTGAGCGGAAAGCTCTTGAAAAAAGATTCGCTGGTGGTGCTTTCGCTCGCGCAGATTTTCATGGGATTCTTTGCGCTTTGCACTCTGTATTTTTACAAGCCGTTCTGGGAAGGCATGAACATTGCAAACCAGATTTTCAATACGACGAATGACGGTTATGTTTGCTGGAGCATTTTCAAGTACGTACTTTCGATTTTGTGGATGGTGCCGACGAGTTTCTTTGCGGGCATGACGCTCCCGCTGATTACGTTGATCTTAACGCGTGCGTTCAAGAGCGAGGCTCCGATTGGTAAGGTTTACGGCTGGAATACGGTCGGTTCGATTCTCGGTTCTGCCGGCGGTGGACTTTTGCTGTTGCCGCTTTTGCAGCTCAAGGGTTCGCTTGTGCTCGCGGCTGTACTCGACTTTATGATTGGCTTTGTCTTGCTTGTCATTTATCGCAAAAAGTTTCGCTATAGCGTGCTGTTCTACGTGATGACGGCGATTATGATTTTGCCTTCGTTCTTTGTGAATTTTGATCCGCACATGATTACGTCGGGTGCGTTCCGTGCGTTCAAGAATTTGCATCCGGATGAGAAGATTATCGTGCGTGACGGCAAGACGGCGACAATCAGCTTCCACGAATCCGACGTGCATTATTACGTGAAGACGAACGGCAAGGCCGATGCGAGCATGAGCAAGAATCGTGAACGCCCGATTGAAGGCGACGAACTCACGCAGGCGGCGACTGCATTTATGCCGATGGCCATGAAGGACAAGCCTTACGATGCAGCAATGGTCGGCTTTGGAAGCGGCATGGGTGCGCATTACTTGCTTGCCGACCCGCTGGTGCGCGATTTTGACTGCGTAGAAATCGAAGAAGAAATGATGAACCTCGCTCGCGGATTTTATCCGTGGAACGCTCGTGGTTATGATGACCCGCGAATTCACATTTTCATTGATGACGCACAGACGTTCTTCCTCACGAACCGCCGCAAGTACGACTTGATGATTAGCGTACCTTCGAACCCGTGGGTGAGCGGTGTCGCAAGCTTGTTCAGTCATGAATTTTACACCAAGATGCGCCGCTACATGAAACCGGGCGGACTTTGGGTGCAATGGATCCAGACATATGAATTCAATGACTTGCTGTTCCTCAACATCTTGAAGGCGCTCGACGTGACGTTCCCGTACGTGAGTTTGTACAAGGCTCCTGAAGAACCGGACATTATCATTGTTGCAAGTGATGAACCGGTGATGCAGCGTGCCATTGGTCGCTTCAGCACGGATCCGACGCTCGTGAAGGAATTCAAGCGCATTCACCGCGAACCGGATTTCTTTGGCGAACAGAATTTCCTCTTTACGTCAAAGATGATTACGTCGCTCCTGGATGGCGTGGAACCGAATAGCACGTTTATCCCGATTGTCGACAACAAGGCTGAAGAAGCTCGCTTCGTGCATTCGAATGCGCGTATTGTGCAGGTGTTTGACAGCTGCGAAATTTGCTGGCCGGAATATTTGGACTCGGCAGATTATGCATTGCGCCGCCCGATAAAGGTGCAATCCATGCTCAAGGCGGGTACGGACAAGTACCGCGAACGCGCTTTGCTCGCTTATATCAAAGAAGTGAAAAAACGCAAAAAGGCGTTCGATGGCATCTCGGCGATGCTTGACGCGAATGCTGACGATTCTAACAATGATGCGGATTCCGCGGCTGTCTCTTCTGCGGCAGTCTCTTCCGCTGCGGTCACGGTGACGGTTGCCGGTGAGGAAAAAGCAGAAAATTCAGCGACGGCGGTGGATAGCCTCGTTCGCCCGAAATTCAAAGTGGATGAAACTTCCCCAGATTGGAAAAAATTCCGCGAAGAGTATGTGGAATGGATGCGTGGCGTGCCGATGGAAGCTCGCGACACGAACAAGGTCTATGTTAAGGTTCGCAAGCTTGTGAATGCGGGGGCATTGCCGGAATCGTTCGTGGATGAGTTCAACATCATGGAAGCAGCCCGCGCCAAGAATTACAGGCTTGCAGCGGAATATGTTGCAAAATTCTACGAGAAGTACGAAGTCGCTGCGATGGATGAATTCTTCTTGCGCAACGCAATTTTGATTGCGTTCCTGGCGCACAACCCGACGCTTGCTAACGTGCTCTACAAGGAAGCGATCAAGCCGCACGAAGAATTTGCCCCGATCGAGAAACTCCTTATCCAGAAGGAAATCCCGAGACTCCGCAGAAGGTAA
- a CDS encoding RNA polymerase sigma factor: MDEKVIIQKIKEGSREALGMLWKAHSTNVLNLAFRMLKNRDEAEDVLMDIFVSVPGKINKFRGESALNTWLYRLTVNECLMRLRSKKRHAELEEEHIELVTVSALGSKHEEQTDYDPELLEMGLSKLSAETRSMLWLKDAEDLGIKDLSEIYNMPEGTIKARLSRARTVVKNYLQENVNYA; the protein is encoded by the coding sequence ATGGACGAAAAAGTCATCATACAGAAAATCAAAGAAGGTAGCCGCGAAGCGCTTGGCATGCTGTGGAAAGCCCACAGTACAAACGTGCTGAACCTGGCGTTCAGAATGCTCAAGAACCGCGACGAGGCCGAAGATGTGCTGATGGACATTTTCGTTTCAGTTCCAGGGAAAATCAACAAGTTCCGCGGCGAGAGCGCACTCAACACTTGGTTGTACCGCCTCACCGTCAACGAATGCCTGATGAGGCTACGCTCCAAAAAGCGCCACGCCGAACTCGAAGAGGAACATATCGAGCTCGTGACGGTTTCCGCACTCGGGAGCAAACACGAGGAACAAACGGATTACGACCCGGAACTCTTGGAAATGGGCCTGTCAAAGCTCTCCGCCGAAACGCGAAGCATGCTTTGGCTCAAAGATGCCGAAGACCTCGGTATCAAGGACTTATCCGAGATTTACAACATGCCCGAAGGAACCATCAAAGCAAGGCTCAGTCGTGCACGTACTGTTGTCAAGAACTATTTACAGGAGAACGTGAACTATGCGTGA
- a CDS encoding DUF1538 domain-containing protein, whose protein sequence is MQKILFEKLKEAFASVLPITLIVLLVSHTPLVSFSVKELVVFSISAVFLIVGIGLFNLGADLAMTPMGAYVGSGLTKSRRLLLLVSVCFVMGVLITIAEPDLSVLAEQVKNAVKPILLISTIGVGVGIFLLLAILKIVFKKDLSLIIIFFYMVLFMLGMLMVSVGRNSFVPLAFDSGGVTTGPITVPFIMALGVGVAGAIGGKNASENSFGLIALCSVGPILALMGLVVFSKGDLTYELSTAAYSIEASLGEHFWPVVLTVAKEVFIALALIVASFCALQFTVLKLPMAKLVQVGVGICYTFIGLVIFLTAVTVGFMPIGFEIGRELAARPHALVTAGFIIGMVVVLAEPAVHVLNKQVEEVTGGLVTKRSMLIALSVGVGISIGLSMLRIIIGFPIIYYLLPGYFISLGLSFFVPKLYTAIAFDSGGVASGPLTSSFILPLAIGACSVIHDGGDSILNYAFGIVAMVAMTPLITIQVLGFKAIVARLWRNRIMMRRLQDADDEQIIDFV, encoded by the coding sequence ATGCAAAAAATCCTTTTTGAAAAATTAAAAGAGGCTTTTGCCTCCGTTTTGCCCATCACGCTTATTGTGTTGCTGGTTTCGCATACTCCACTTGTCTCTTTTTCGGTGAAGGAACTGGTTGTTTTTTCGATTAGCGCTGTTTTTTTGATTGTGGGGATAGGTCTTTTTAACTTGGGGGCGGACCTGGCCATGACGCCGATGGGGGCGTATGTGGGGTCTGGGCTTACCAAGTCGCGGCGTCTATTGTTGCTTGTTTCGGTGTGCTTTGTGATGGGGGTGCTCATTACAATTGCGGAACCGGATTTGTCTGTGCTGGCTGAACAGGTGAAAAATGCCGTAAAACCGATTTTGCTGATTTCGACAATTGGTGTGGGCGTCGGGATTTTTTTGCTCCTTGCGATTTTGAAGATTGTATTCAAGAAAGACCTTTCGCTGATTATCATTTTCTTTTACATGGTACTGTTCATGCTCGGGATGCTCATGGTGTCTGTCGGGCGGAATTCGTTTGTACCGCTTGCGTTTGACTCGGGTGGCGTGACGACGGGGCCGATTACGGTGCCGTTTATCATGGCTCTTGGCGTGGGTGTCGCAGGTGCGATTGGTGGTAAGAATGCATCGGAAAACAGTTTCGGCTTGATTGCGCTTTGCTCCGTGGGTCCGATTTTGGCTTTGATGGGCTTGGTCGTTTTTTCGAAGGGCGATTTGACTTATGAACTTTCGACTGCGGCATATTCTATTGAAGCTAGCCTTGGCGAACACTTTTGGCCGGTTGTCCTGACTGTTGCAAAAGAGGTGTTTATTGCGCTTGCGCTGATTGTTGCCTCTTTCTGTGCTCTCCAGTTTACGGTGCTGAAACTCCCGATGGCAAAACTTGTGCAGGTGGGCGTTGGAATTTGCTACACGTTTATAGGTCTTGTAATTTTCTTGACGGCTGTGACGGTCGGGTTCATGCCGATTGGTTTTGAAATTGGCCGTGAACTGGCTGCGCGTCCGCATGCGCTTGTGACGGCGGGCTTTATCATTGGTATGGTGGTCGTGCTTGCAGAACCGGCGGTGCATGTGCTCAACAAGCAAGTCGAGGAAGTGACGGGTGGCCTTGTGACCAAACGCTCCATGCTGATTGCGCTCTCGGTAGGCGTCGGCATTTCGATTGGACTTTCAATGCTCCGCATTATTATCGGATTCCCGATTATTTATTACTTGTTGCCCGGTTACTTTATTTCACTGGGGCTTTCGTTCTTTGTGCCGAAACTTTATACGGCGATTGCATTTGACTCCGGTGGTGTTGCAAGTGGTCCTTTGACTTCGAGCTTTATTTTGCCTTTGGCTATTGGTGCCTGCTCCGTGATTCACGATGGCGGCGATTCGATTTTGAATTATGCATTCGGTATTGTGGCTATGGTTGCGATGACTCCGCTCATTACGATTCAGGTGCTTGGTTTCAAGGCGATTGTGGCAAGGCTTTGGCGCAACAGAATTATGATGCGTCGCTTGCAAGATGCTGATGATGAACAAATTATTGACTTTGTGTAG
- a CDS encoding P-II family nitrogen regulator — translation MKANTHELIICIVNNGFSDTVMEAAKEAGARGGTVLNARGTANKEAEAFFHIAIQPEKEVVMILVPLNVKDAVLHALYEKAGLDTMGQGIAFALPVDNVVGLTPWKVEHKAPEEKK, via the coding sequence ATGAAAGCGAATACACATGAATTAATTATTTGCATTGTGAATAACGGATTCTCTGACACTGTGATGGAGGCCGCTAAAGAGGCTGGTGCTCGTGGCGGCACGGTCTTGAACGCCCGTGGTACGGCGAACAAAGAAGCGGAAGCATTTTTTCATATCGCTATCCAGCCTGAAAAAGAAGTGGTGATGATTCTTGTGCCGCTGAACGTGAAAGATGCTGTGTTACATGCTTTGTACGAAAAAGCAGGCCTTGATACGATGGGGCAGGGAATCGCGTTTGCACTCCCGGTCGATAACGTGGTGGGGCTCACGCCGTGGAAGGTGGAGCACAAAGCACCAGAAGAGAAAAAGTAA
- a CDS encoding DUF3800 domain-containing protein — protein sequence MYLLYADDSGVASDPNAKYSVLAGFATYENQTYWIQKEIDTIMEKYLGRADIELHASPIRSGKGFWRSVPKQTRETLLKESLSYIKANYPRQFILFGAVVNNKKESVSEELFSQLTSRFDKFLKRKFIKHGDSARGLCIFDKSKMENQYQNWSRIYQTLGNRWNEKLNNFAEVPLFLESSISRSIQIADLVAFSLYRYFVHNDNSYYSIIESCFDKENSQNHGLFVLE from the coding sequence ATGTATCTGTTGTATGCAGATGATTCAGGAGTCGCCTCTGATCCCAATGCCAAATACAGCGTATTAGCAGGTTTTGCAACATACGAAAACCAAACATATTGGATTCAAAAAGAAATTGATACCATTATGGAAAAATATCTAGGGCGTGCCGATATTGAATTGCACGCTAGTCCAATAAGAAGCGGGAAAGGATTTTGGCGAAGCGTACCCAAGCAAACAAGAGAAACTTTATTAAAAGAAAGCCTTAGCTACATAAAGGCGAATTACCCTCGCCAGTTTATTTTATTTGGAGCTGTCGTGAATAACAAAAAAGAAAGTGTGTCGGAGGAATTATTTTCGCAATTAACGAGTCGGTTTGACAAGTTCCTAAAGAGAAAGTTTATTAAGCATGGGGATTCTGCGAGGGGTCTTTGTATTTTTGATAAGTCAAAAATGGAAAATCAATACCAGAACTGGTCACGAATATACCAAACGTTAGGGAACCGCTGGAATGAAAAACTAAATAATTTTGCTGAAGTTCCATTATTTTTGGAATCATCGATATCTCGTTCTATCCAAATTGCCGATTTAGTAGCTTTCTCCCTATACCGTTATTTTGTACACAATGATAATTCGTATTATTCAATTATTGAAAGTTGCTTTGATAAAGAGAATAGCCAAAATCACGGTTTATTTGTTTTGGAATAA
- a CDS encoding Spy/CpxP family protein refolding chaperone, translated as MNASTKTFFASLIIFACSLGFFIGAFAFNNAGFSPCSKNGICEFQPGDCCKKNLDCCKKKADCCKKKAPCGPDCKCPHCMRHGQEFGEGPHHHKGDHFRGEPPRDPNFKGKDFDKKFDFKKGEAFMDSVLQVTHEQKTALEQQRRVTDSTFKALRKQKKEAEKSLREALDANDDKKIAAAKAEILKAQEALLNHRIKGVKDFNKILTKEQLEKFKTMRFEHMKHDKHHKGEHGPEHDNGQPRD; from the coding sequence ATGAACGCATCCACTAAAACCTTCTTTGCAAGCTTGATTATTTTCGCTTGCTCTCTTGGCTTCTTCATTGGAGCATTCGCATTCAACAACGCAGGTTTCTCGCCTTGCTCTAAAAATGGAATTTGCGAATTCCAGCCTGGCGATTGCTGCAAAAAGAATTTAGACTGCTGCAAGAAAAAGGCAGATTGTTGCAAGAAGAAAGCCCCTTGCGGCCCGGATTGCAAATGCCCACACTGCATGCGCCACGGTCAAGAATTCGGTGAAGGCCCACACCACCACAAGGGCGACCACTTCCGTGGTGAACCGCCGCGCGATCCGAATTTCAAGGGCAAAGATTTCGACAAGAAGTTCGATTTCAAGAAGGGCGAAGCCTTCATGGACTCTGTATTGCAAGTGACCCACGAACAGAAGACCGCACTCGAACAGCAGCGTCGCGTTACGGACTCTACGTTCAAGGCACTCCGCAAGCAAAAGAAAGAAGCTGAAAAGTCTCTCCGCGAAGCACTCGATGCCAACGACGACAAGAAAATTGCAGCCGCCAAAGCTGAAATTCTCAAGGCTCAAGAAGCTTTGCTCAACCACAGAATTAAGGGTGTCAAGGACTTCAACAAGATTCTTACCAAGGAACAGTTGGAAAAGTTCAAGACAATGCGGTTCGAACACATGAAGCACGACAAGCACCACAAAGGCGAACACGGCCCAGAACACGACAACGGTCAACCTCGCGATTAA
- the metH gene encoding methionine synthase: MTLREAFESKMMLLDGGMGSVIQTYGIKGANNDMLSIEKPDIILDIQRRYVDAGVDCLTTNTFSSQRVSQHEYHQEHRIAEMNRASVKIAKQAAEEGFKKYGRKVYILGDVGPTSKMLSMSEDVNDPASRAITFDELEDAYLEQISVLMEEGVDAILIETIFDTLNAKAALSAYSKANDARIEAAKAAGTPEADIKPIEVMLSMTVSDASGRTLSGQTVEAFAVSVMHMHPLSIGLNCGLGADGMVPYLRRMGAIAPCYLSCHPNAGLPNQFGGYDDTPEDMVRLMRVYLDDKLVNMIGGCCGTTPEHIAAMRQMLDALPADYKRREPAPKYVTSPRLRLAGLEPLFREQVRPSNGADSCNADDFVKVGERCNVAGSKKFLRLINEKNYEEALDIARKQVDDGADVIDVNMDDGLLDATAEMRTFLNLIASDPAVSRVPIMVDSSRFEVIEEGLKCIQGKSIVNSISLKMGEKAFIEHALTVKRLGAAVIVMLFDEEGQATNYERRVQIASRAYDIMVKQLHFDPSDIIYDPNVLTVATGMAEHNAYAIDFIRAVRWIMDNLPGVRISGGLSNLSFAFRGNNYLREAMHTTFLHYAIPNGMGMAIMNPSAIIKYKTIPLELRMAITEVIFNTEPEASEELIEIASRMNAAAAAAKEAGTKYDPKAIFAVSTGASSSSDEGNAAADDKPTTPEERLQEALLKGTSTTLQPDLMELINRGDSPVGIISGPLMDGMNEVGRRFGEGKMFLPQVVKTARTMKKAVEILQPYIEAGKDANASSRGKIVIATVKGDVHDIGKNIVSVIMACNGYDMVDLGVMVPEDVIVKAAIENKADILSLSGLITPSLEEMCTVAKAMQAAGQRIPIIVGGATTSPTHTAVKIAPCYDGPVFHVRDAASNPGLAQKLLDPATREQTIQENREEQQRIRDKQNGIKTEAANAMAAATSTPEERRYKCDWSKYQPAEPPFMGESKLPPIPIEKIIPLISWEYFFFTWKIKPEEEEAKKLKADAEALIKSLTKPEYALRAVQAFYPAAGTEKSVIFNTGRTGTDADLVEVSTARQQNPEGTCLALCDYIAPANANTASVFASPAGKDVFRDIVGAFAVTMSDTFVKRLEKLKAEQGGSDYDVLLMQTVADRLAEAGAEYLSKELERNNGWKGIRPAVGYPVLPNIKEIFNIAKLIDFGSVGISLTENGAMYPQASVSGLYISHPEIEYFNVKV; this comes from the coding sequence ATGACTCTTCGCGAAGCGTTCGAATCAAAGATGATGCTGCTCGATGGCGGCATGGGCTCTGTTATCCAGACTTACGGGATCAAGGGCGCCAACAACGACATGCTTTCCATCGAAAAGCCCGACATCATTCTCGACATCCAGCGTCGTTACGTGGATGCAGGCGTGGATTGCCTCACCACGAACACGTTCTCGAGCCAGCGCGTGAGCCAACACGAATACCACCAAGAACATCGCATCGCCGAGATGAACCGAGCTTCCGTGAAAATTGCGAAGCAGGCCGCCGAAGAAGGTTTCAAGAAATACGGACGCAAGGTCTATATTTTGGGCGACGTCGGCCCCACAAGCAAGATGCTCTCCATGAGCGAAGACGTGAACGACCCGGCTAGCCGCGCCATCACTTTTGACGAACTTGAAGATGCGTATTTGGAACAAATTTCCGTGCTCATGGAAGAAGGCGTTGACGCCATCCTCATTGAAACGATTTTCGATACGCTGAATGCAAAGGCAGCTCTCAGCGCTTACAGCAAGGCAAACGATGCACGCATTGAAGCCGCCAAGGCTGCAGGCACTCCCGAAGCCGACATCAAGCCAATCGAGGTGATGCTTTCGATGACCGTGAGCGACGCCTCCGGCCGTACGCTTTCGGGCCAGACCGTTGAAGCATTCGCCGTGAGCGTGATGCACATGCACCCACTTTCCATCGGCTTAAATTGCGGCCTCGGTGCAGACGGCATGGTGCCGTACCTCCGCCGCATGGGAGCTATTGCTCCGTGCTACCTCAGTTGCCATCCGAACGCAGGTCTTCCGAACCAGTTCGGCGGTTACGACGATACGCCCGAAGACATGGTGCGCCTGATGCGCGTTTATCTGGACGACAAGCTCGTGAACATGATTGGCGGTTGCTGCGGTACGACTCCGGAACACATCGCCGCGATGCGCCAGATGCTTGATGCGCTCCCGGCCGATTACAAGCGCCGTGAACCCGCGCCGAAGTACGTCACTAGCCCGCGCCTCCGCCTTGCGGGGCTCGAACCGTTGTTCAGAGAACAGGTTCGCCCGAGCAACGGCGCCGACAGCTGCAATGCCGATGATTTCGTGAAGGTCGGCGAACGTTGCAACGTCGCGGGCTCCAAGAAGTTCCTGCGTCTCATCAACGAGAAGAATTACGAAGAAGCGCTCGACATCGCCCGTAAGCAAGTCGATGACGGCGCCGACGTCATTGACGTCAACATGGACGATGGCCTCCTCGACGCCACCGCCGAAATGCGCACTTTCTTGAACTTGATTGCCTCCGACCCTGCCGTGAGCCGCGTGCCTATCATGGTTGACAGCTCCCGTTTCGAAGTCATCGAAGAAGGCCTCAAGTGCATTCAAGGCAAGAGCATCGTGAACTCGATTTCCCTCAAGATGGGCGAAAAAGCGTTTATCGAACATGCGCTCACCGTAAAGCGCCTCGGCGCCGCCGTAATCGTGATGCTCTTCGACGAAGAAGGTCAGGCCACGAACTACGAGCGCCGCGTACAAATTGCGTCCCGCGCTTACGATATCATGGTGAAGCAGCTGCACTTCGACCCTTCCGATATCATTTACGACCCGAACGTTTTGACAGTCGCTACCGGCATGGCAGAACACAATGCCTATGCCATAGACTTTATCCGTGCCGTCCGCTGGATTATGGACAACCTCCCCGGTGTCCGCATTTCGGGCGGTCTTTCGAACCTTTCGTTTGCATTCCGCGGCAACAACTACTTGCGCGAAGCGATGCACACCACGTTCTTGCATTACGCCATCCCGAACGGCATGGGCATGGCGATTATGAACCCGAGCGCGATTATCAAGTACAAGACAATTCCGCTTGAACTCCGCATGGCGATTACCGAAGTTATCTTCAACACGGAACCGGAAGCAAGCGAAGAACTCATCGAAATTGCAAGCCGCATGAACGCAGCCGCTGCAGCCGCCAAAGAAGCAGGCACCAAGTACGATCCAAAGGCCATTTTTGCCGTAAGCACAGGTGCAAGCAGCTCTTCTGACGAAGGCAATGCAGCCGCTGACGACAAGCCCACCACGCCCGAAGAACGCTTGCAAGAAGCACTCCTCAAGGGAACTTCTACAACGCTCCAGCCCGATTTGATGGAACTCATCAACCGTGGCGATAGCCCGGTCGGCATTATTTCAGGTCCGCTCATGGACGGCATGAACGAAGTCGGCCGTCGTTTCGGTGAAGGCAAGATGTTCCTCCCGCAAGTCGTGAAAACCGCACGTACGATGAAAAAAGCTGTGGAAATTTTGCAGCCTTACATCGAAGCAGGCAAAGATGCAAACGCATCGAGCCGCGGTAAAATCGTCATCGCCACCGTCAAGGGCGACGTGCACGATATCGGCAAGAACATCGTTTCTGTGATTATGGCTTGTAACGGCTATGACATGGTGGACCTCGGCGTGATGGTTCCCGAAGATGTGATTGTCAAGGCCGCGATTGAAAACAAAGCAGATATCTTGAGCCTTTCCGGTCTTATTACGCCGTCTCTCGAAGAAATGTGCACGGTTGCAAAGGCCATGCAGGCCGCCGGTCAGCGCATTCCAATTATTGTCGGTGGCGCCACCACCTCGCCCACGCATACCGCCGTGAAAATCGCTCCATGCTATGACGGCCCTGTTTTCCATGTGCGCGACGCCGCAAGCAATCCGGGCCTCGCCCAAAAATTGCTCGACCCCGCCACCCGCGAACAAACGATTCAAGAAAACCGCGAAGAGCAGCAGCGCATCCGCGACAAGCAAAACGGCATCAAGACCGAGGCTGCAAACGCCATGGCCGCAGCAACCTCCACACCGGAAGAACGCCGCTATAAATGCGACTGGAGCAAGTACCAGCCAGCAGAACCGCCGTTCATGGGCGAAAGCAAGCTCCCGCCGATTCCTATCGAAAAGATTATCCCGCTCATCAGCTGGGAATACTTCTTCTTCACTTGGAAAATCAAGCCCGAAGAGGAAGAAGCGAAAAAACTCAAGGCCGATGCCGAAGCACTCATCAAGTCGCTCACAAAGCCCGAATACGCGCTCCGCGCCGTTCAGGCATTCTACCCTGCAGCCGGTACTGAAAAGTCCGTTATCTTCAACACGGGCCGCACAGGCACAGACGCTGACCTTGTCGAAGTTTCGACCGCACGCCAGCAGAATCCCGAAGGCACTTGCCTTGCCCTCTGCGACTACATCGCTCCGGCAAACGCCAATACCGCAAGCGTTTTCGCATCCCCCGCAGGCAAGGACGTTTTCCGCGACATCGTCGGTGCATTTGCAGTGACCATGAGCGACACGTTCGTCAAGCGTTTAGAAAAGCTGAAAGCCGAACAGGGCGGCAGCGACTACGACGTTCTCCTCATGCAGACCGTTGCAGATCGCCTCGCCGAAGCAGGCGCAGAATACTTGAGCAAGGAACTCGAACGAAACAACGGTTGGAAGGGCATCCGCCCAGCCGTCGGTTACCCCGTGCTCCCGAACATCAAGGAAATCTTCAACATTGCAAAGCTCATCGATTTTGGCAGCGTAGGCATCAGCCTCACCGAAAACGGCGCCATGTACCCGCAAGCCTCCGTCAGCGGCCTCTACATCAGCCACCCCGAAATCGAATACTTCAATGTAAAGGTGTAA